Proteins encoded in a region of the Heterodontus francisci isolate sHetFra1 chromosome 19, sHetFra1.hap1, whole genome shotgun sequence genome:
- the kbtbd8 gene encoding kelch repeat and BTB domain-containing protein 8 isoform X3, which yields MSMFTSGLTESTQKKVRIVGVEDDAMRLVLDYAYTSRVSLTEVNVQALFTAASLFQIPSLQDQCAQYMISRLDPQNSIGVFMFADAYGHQELKEKSQDYIRKKILCVAKEQEFLQLTKDQLTSILNSDDLNVEKEECVYESIIQWLEHNRDKREPHLADIFAKCIRVPLMETTFLQNIPCTFAQAMARNSSEDGNNEGADGCRPRLGMTASQMIICFEAANKHSGKKQTVPCLDTVTGEVFKLCKPPNDLREVGILVSPDNDIYIAGGYRPSNSDVSIDHKAESDFWMHDHATNRWLPRAPLLRARIGCKLVYCCSKIYAIGGRVYEGDGRNALKSVECYDARDNCWIAVCPMPVAMEFHAAVEYQDNIYVLQGEFFLCYNPHKDYWGCLTPMNVPRSQGLSAVCKGSIYYVAGICKAHQRILTVETYDIQLNKWVRKKDLPLDQSTNPYIKLFLLLNKLHLFVRATQVVVEEHVFRTSRKNSLYQYDEESDQWKKVYESPDKLWDLGRHFECVVAKLYPQCLQKVF from the exons AT GTCTATGTTCACAAGTGGCCTTACAGAAAGTACACAAAAAAAGGTGCGAATTGTAGGAGTGGAAGATGATGCAATGCGGCTTGTGTTGGACTATGCATATACATCCAGAGTATCGCTGACGGAGGTCAATGTGCAGGCTCTTTTCACAGCTGCTAGTCTCTTCCAGATTCCATCCTTGCAGGACCAGTGCGCCCAGTATATGATCAGCCGACTGGATCCACAGAACTCCATTGGGGTTTTCATGTTTGCTGATGCTTATGGGCACCAGGAATTGAAGGAGAAATCACAAGATTATATTAGAAAGAAAATCTTGTGTGTTGCCAAAGAGCAGGAGTTCCTCCAGTTGACTAAAGACCAGCTCACAAGCATTTTAAACAGTGATGACCTAAATGTGGAAAAGGAAGAGTGTGTTTATGAAAGCATAATTCAGTGGCTTGAGCATAACAGAGACAAAAGGGAGCCACATCTTGCAGACATTTTTGCCAAATGTATACGTGTACCTCTGATGGAAACAACCTTTTTACAGAACATCCCTTGCACTTTTGCACAGGCTATGGCTAGAAACTCCTCCGAAGATGGAAACAATGAAGGGGCTGATGGCTGTAGGCCAAGGCTTGGTATGACTGCTTCACAGATGATTATCTGCTTTGAGGCTGCCAACAAACACTCAGGAAAGAAACAAACTGTGCCTTGTTTAGATACTGTCACCGGAGAAGTCTTCAAATTATGCAAGCCTCCCAATGATTTAAGGGAGGTGGGAATCCTGGTGTCACCTGATAATGACATTTATATTGCAGGAGGTTACAGGCCAAGTAACAGTGATGTATCTATAGATCATAAAGCAGAGAGTGATTTCTGGATGCATGACCATGCCACAAACAGGTGGTTGCCCAGAGCTCCATTGCTGAGGGCACGAATAGGGTGTAAACTAGTTTATTGCTGTAGCAAAATTTATGCAATTGGAGGTCGGGTATACGAAGGTGATGGACGGAATGCACTAAAATCAGTGGAGTGCTATGATGCCAGGGACAATTGCTGGATAGCTGTCTGTCCGATGCCTGTTGCTATGGAGTTTCATGCTGCTGTGGAGTATCAGGATAATATCTATGTGTTACAAG GTGAATTTTTCCTGTGCTACAACCCTCATAAAGACTACTGGGGCTGTTTGACCCCAATGAATGTGCCTAGATCCCAGGGGCTGTCAGCTGTCTGCAAAGGTTCTATCTACTATGTAGCTGGAATTTGTAAAGCACATCAACGAATACTTACAGTAGAGACCTATGACATCCAACTTAATAAATGGGTGCGGAAGAAGGACCTTCCACTGGATCAGTCCACAAATCCCTACATTAAACTCTTCTTGCTCCTTAACAAACTGCACCTTTTTGTGCGAGCTACGCAAGTGGTAGTGGAGGAACATGTTTTTCGGACAAGCCGCAAGAACTCTTTGTACCAATATGATGAAGAATCTGATCAGTGGAAGAAAGTGTATGAGTCACCAGACAAGCTATGGGACCTTGGCCGCCattttgaatgtgttgttgccaaaCTTTATCCCCAATGTCTTCAGAAAGTGTTTTGA
- the kbtbd8 gene encoding kelch repeat and BTB domain-containing protein 8 isoform X1, translating into MLRMVKGWPFPFIRGGRMAAAAELNQFLLGHNGVSSTSQTIGMDPTHACSILQQLKCMYDEQQLTDIAVEVDHGKTFSCHRNVLAAISPYFRSMFTSGLTESTQKKVRIVGVEDDAMRLVLDYAYTSRVSLTEVNVQALFTAASLFQIPSLQDQCAQYMISRLDPQNSIGVFMFADAYGHQELKEKSQDYIRKKILCVAKEQEFLQLTKDQLTSILNSDDLNVEKEECVYESIIQWLEHNRDKREPHLADIFAKCIRVPLMETTFLQNIPCTFAQAMARNSSEDGNNEGADGCRPRLGMTASQMIICFEAANKHSGKKQTVPCLDTVTGEVFKLCKPPNDLREVGILVSPDNDIYIAGGYRPSNSDVSIDHKAESDFWMHDHATNRWLPRAPLLRARIGCKLVYCCSKIYAIGGRVYEGDGRNALKSVECYDARDNCWIAVCPMPVAMEFHAAVEYQDNIYVLQGEFFLCYNPHKDYWGCLTPMNVPRSQGLSAVCKGSIYYVAGICKAHQRILTVETYDIQLNKWVRKKDLPLDQSTNPYIKLFLLLNKLHLFVRATQVVVEEHVFRTSRKNSLYQYDEESDQWKKVYESPDKLWDLGRHFECVVAKLYPQCLQKVF; encoded by the exons AATTGAATCAATTTTTGCTGGGACACAATGGAGTTTCAAGTACAAGCCAGACTATCGGGATGGACCCTACACATGCATGTAGCATTCTGCAGCAGCTTAAATGTATGTACGATGAGCAGCAGCTGACAGACATTGCGGTGGAGGTAGATCATGGAAAAACGTTTTCCTGTCACCGAAATGTACTCGCTGCAATTAGTCCTTACTTTAG GTCTATGTTCACAAGTGGCCTTACAGAAAGTACACAAAAAAAGGTGCGAATTGTAGGAGTGGAAGATGATGCAATGCGGCTTGTGTTGGACTATGCATATACATCCAGAGTATCGCTGACGGAGGTCAATGTGCAGGCTCTTTTCACAGCTGCTAGTCTCTTCCAGATTCCATCCTTGCAGGACCAGTGCGCCCAGTATATGATCAGCCGACTGGATCCACAGAACTCCATTGGGGTTTTCATGTTTGCTGATGCTTATGGGCACCAGGAATTGAAGGAGAAATCACAAGATTATATTAGAAAGAAAATCTTGTGTGTTGCCAAAGAGCAGGAGTTCCTCCAGTTGACTAAAGACCAGCTCACAAGCATTTTAAACAGTGATGACCTAAATGTGGAAAAGGAAGAGTGTGTTTATGAAAGCATAATTCAGTGGCTTGAGCATAACAGAGACAAAAGGGAGCCACATCTTGCAGACATTTTTGCCAAATGTATACGTGTACCTCTGATGGAAACAACCTTTTTACAGAACATCCCTTGCACTTTTGCACAGGCTATGGCTAGAAACTCCTCCGAAGATGGAAACAATGAAGGGGCTGATGGCTGTAGGCCAAGGCTTGGTATGACTGCTTCACAGATGATTATCTGCTTTGAGGCTGCCAACAAACACTCAGGAAAGAAACAAACTGTGCCTTGTTTAGATACTGTCACCGGAGAAGTCTTCAAATTATGCAAGCCTCCCAATGATTTAAGGGAGGTGGGAATCCTGGTGTCACCTGATAATGACATTTATATTGCAGGAGGTTACAGGCCAAGTAACAGTGATGTATCTATAGATCATAAAGCAGAGAGTGATTTCTGGATGCATGACCATGCCACAAACAGGTGGTTGCCCAGAGCTCCATTGCTGAGGGCACGAATAGGGTGTAAACTAGTTTATTGCTGTAGCAAAATTTATGCAATTGGAGGTCGGGTATACGAAGGTGATGGACGGAATGCACTAAAATCAGTGGAGTGCTATGATGCCAGGGACAATTGCTGGATAGCTGTCTGTCCGATGCCTGTTGCTATGGAGTTTCATGCTGCTGTGGAGTATCAGGATAATATCTATGTGTTACAAG GTGAATTTTTCCTGTGCTACAACCCTCATAAAGACTACTGGGGCTGTTTGACCCCAATGAATGTGCCTAGATCCCAGGGGCTGTCAGCTGTCTGCAAAGGTTCTATCTACTATGTAGCTGGAATTTGTAAAGCACATCAACGAATACTTACAGTAGAGACCTATGACATCCAACTTAATAAATGGGTGCGGAAGAAGGACCTTCCACTGGATCAGTCCACAAATCCCTACATTAAACTCTTCTTGCTCCTTAACAAACTGCACCTTTTTGTGCGAGCTACGCAAGTGGTAGTGGAGGAACATGTTTTTCGGACAAGCCGCAAGAACTCTTTGTACCAATATGATGAAGAATCTGATCAGTGGAAGAAAGTGTATGAGTCACCAGACAAGCTATGGGACCTTGGCCGCCattttgaatgtgttgttgccaaaCTTTATCCCCAATGTCTTCAGAAAGTGTTTTGA
- the kbtbd8 gene encoding kelch repeat and BTB domain-containing protein 8 isoform X2: protein MDPTHACSILQQLKCMYDEQQLTDIAVEVDHGKTFSCHRNVLAAISPYFRSMFTSGLTESTQKKVRIVGVEDDAMRLVLDYAYTSRVSLTEVNVQALFTAASLFQIPSLQDQCAQYMISRLDPQNSIGVFMFADAYGHQELKEKSQDYIRKKILCVAKEQEFLQLTKDQLTSILNSDDLNVEKEECVYESIIQWLEHNRDKREPHLADIFAKCIRVPLMETTFLQNIPCTFAQAMARNSSEDGNNEGADGCRPRLGMTASQMIICFEAANKHSGKKQTVPCLDTVTGEVFKLCKPPNDLREVGILVSPDNDIYIAGGYRPSNSDVSIDHKAESDFWMHDHATNRWLPRAPLLRARIGCKLVYCCSKIYAIGGRVYEGDGRNALKSVECYDARDNCWIAVCPMPVAMEFHAAVEYQDNIYVLQGEFFLCYNPHKDYWGCLTPMNVPRSQGLSAVCKGSIYYVAGICKAHQRILTVETYDIQLNKWVRKKDLPLDQSTNPYIKLFLLLNKLHLFVRATQVVVEEHVFRTSRKNSLYQYDEESDQWKKVYESPDKLWDLGRHFECVVAKLYPQCLQKVF, encoded by the exons ATGGACCCTACACATGCATGTAGCATTCTGCAGCAGCTTAAATGTATGTACGATGAGCAGCAGCTGACAGACATTGCGGTGGAGGTAGATCATGGAAAAACGTTTTCCTGTCACCGAAATGTACTCGCTGCAATTAGTCCTTACTTTAG GTCTATGTTCACAAGTGGCCTTACAGAAAGTACACAAAAAAAGGTGCGAATTGTAGGAGTGGAAGATGATGCAATGCGGCTTGTGTTGGACTATGCATATACATCCAGAGTATCGCTGACGGAGGTCAATGTGCAGGCTCTTTTCACAGCTGCTAGTCTCTTCCAGATTCCATCCTTGCAGGACCAGTGCGCCCAGTATATGATCAGCCGACTGGATCCACAGAACTCCATTGGGGTTTTCATGTTTGCTGATGCTTATGGGCACCAGGAATTGAAGGAGAAATCACAAGATTATATTAGAAAGAAAATCTTGTGTGTTGCCAAAGAGCAGGAGTTCCTCCAGTTGACTAAAGACCAGCTCACAAGCATTTTAAACAGTGATGACCTAAATGTGGAAAAGGAAGAGTGTGTTTATGAAAGCATAATTCAGTGGCTTGAGCATAACAGAGACAAAAGGGAGCCACATCTTGCAGACATTTTTGCCAAATGTATACGTGTACCTCTGATGGAAACAACCTTTTTACAGAACATCCCTTGCACTTTTGCACAGGCTATGGCTAGAAACTCCTCCGAAGATGGAAACAATGAAGGGGCTGATGGCTGTAGGCCAAGGCTTGGTATGACTGCTTCACAGATGATTATCTGCTTTGAGGCTGCCAACAAACACTCAGGAAAGAAACAAACTGTGCCTTGTTTAGATACTGTCACCGGAGAAGTCTTCAAATTATGCAAGCCTCCCAATGATTTAAGGGAGGTGGGAATCCTGGTGTCACCTGATAATGACATTTATATTGCAGGAGGTTACAGGCCAAGTAACAGTGATGTATCTATAGATCATAAAGCAGAGAGTGATTTCTGGATGCATGACCATGCCACAAACAGGTGGTTGCCCAGAGCTCCATTGCTGAGGGCACGAATAGGGTGTAAACTAGTTTATTGCTGTAGCAAAATTTATGCAATTGGAGGTCGGGTATACGAAGGTGATGGACGGAATGCACTAAAATCAGTGGAGTGCTATGATGCCAGGGACAATTGCTGGATAGCTGTCTGTCCGATGCCTGTTGCTATGGAGTTTCATGCTGCTGTGGAGTATCAGGATAATATCTATGTGTTACAAG GTGAATTTTTCCTGTGCTACAACCCTCATAAAGACTACTGGGGCTGTTTGACCCCAATGAATGTGCCTAGATCCCAGGGGCTGTCAGCTGTCTGCAAAGGTTCTATCTACTATGTAGCTGGAATTTGTAAAGCACATCAACGAATACTTACAGTAGAGACCTATGACATCCAACTTAATAAATGGGTGCGGAAGAAGGACCTTCCACTGGATCAGTCCACAAATCCCTACATTAAACTCTTCTTGCTCCTTAACAAACTGCACCTTTTTGTGCGAGCTACGCAAGTGGTAGTGGAGGAACATGTTTTTCGGACAAGCCGCAAGAACTCTTTGTACCAATATGATGAAGAATCTGATCAGTGGAAGAAAGTGTATGAGTCACCAGACAAGCTATGGGACCTTGGCCGCCattttgaatgtgttgttgccaaaCTTTATCCCCAATGTCTTCAGAAAGTGTTTTGA